The following nucleotide sequence is from Solanum dulcamara chromosome 7, daSolDulc1.2, whole genome shotgun sequence.
GTGTTTCTTTTTCGAGAGTTAATTTGTTTGAATTAAATcaacttaatatttttaaataaaatttcaatatgaaaaatattataaattgaaATTCTTCTCctgataatatataattattgatcAAAAATCACATAACTAGAACCTCAAAAAGCATAAAGCACAAATAATTTGTGACCGGAGTATTTTCTACCAACACATATATCGATCAATTTTGTCTGCTAAAATTTAgacaaatatgaagaaaaaaatacctAAGTAATAgtagtatttatttttttaattgtactGCAATTTAAATAATCTcctataatatttttctcaGTTCTTGATTATTAGTCCAAACACATAAATGCGTTAATTaggtttaatttttttgatttagatGGGTTTGGTTTATATATATTGCAAAAATTGAAGATATAAGAATGAAACTTTGGTGGAATTCAAATTTTACAATAACAATATGTTATTTCATAAATATGGTCTGACATACGCCCATTTTAAAAGgcaaaaatcattttcaaattttaccGAAGTAAATATATCAACTCGACTTCAATTCCaaaggatgaataaaataaatagaagaagaaaatgacaTATTCCCATGAatccaatttttcttttagttttgtGAGCTCATTAAATGGGTACTACTGGTAGTAGGTGTTGGTTGGGTGGGCATTTAATTCAAAACCGACCCAAAATAATGACACTTAATTagtctctttttcttttttttcaaggaTTGATAATAAATAGTTCAAACAGGGTCTTATCATGCTCTAAAATATTACACCTACTACAATAGTAAAATAGTCTTCATTTGTCAGCAGCAAATTATTAATGAACTTTTCAACACATTATTATAATATGTAAATTTTTAATTCTGCAAAGAACTAAAATGTTCGAAAAAGTTGTAATCATAAATTATCGGTTTGACCGAGTTTTTTCTAAGCCAAAAAatacattattgttattattattattttctaagaAAGAgtgttgtttttttttctaaaagtttaagttttttgctaattttttaAGAGAAGAAAAGATATTTTGAATAAAAGCAGAAGTTGTTATTGAGaagttgaaaagaaaaataagttcTCTGTTTTGAATAACACTTTTGACAAAAtatatttagaagcattttttaaaagtttgatcaaatatagactattattcaaaaatgttTTTCGAATCGATTATTCAAATACAAATTATTTCTAGTCAAaagttttttgttgtttttaaaaaaaaaatgctcTTTTCAACAAAAACTGAttttagaaaggaaaaaaaatgattttacaaGCTTGTCCAAATATACTAATATCACCTGGCTTCACATCACAAGCGAGAAATGGTTTTTAGCCAATGGTGACCGGCTCAATGAGCACCTTTGAGCGAAGCTTTCTCGATTCGATTTCTCGGTTGAAGCAAAATAGCCAAAGTTCTTCTTTAATAAGCAAAAGAAGTTTCAGTCCTTTAAGTATTCTATAAGCAAGCAATTTTGATCTCTTTTATATATTTACCAAAATTTGAttgttaaatttaattaatataatgaaaatagaaaatatttaacTAGAACTCACATTTGAAAGtagtatttattttgttttagatCTATTTAAAGAATCCAGTGCAAGTTTCTGaggtactatttttttttagtattaggtataatttttttgtgttgCGTTTTTTAGGATTTTGACGAATTTTTTGGTGTTTCTGGTTCTTTAGTAATCAGAtcgataaaaaattaaaatattgtgcTTACTTTCTACAAATTTGAAGAACTAAAAGTGTTCAttttaacaaacttaaaaaattaaataatatattttaaatctactatcaaaataaaggatatttttgtcattatCTCACATTTGATTTGTTGTTCAATTTTTTGTACCATGGTTGGTTGAATAGAGCCTTTATTAATAGTTGATGGGGATCAACGTGTGCACtctagaaggaaaaaaaatgataagtaGGGGGACACTAAAAGAGTAGTAAATAAACCTAACAACTTTCATTAAATTGAAGGCAATAgctttcattatattttagctCAATTTTGCTACCTTGGAGTATGAGTGAACATAGAAAGGTACTTTAAACCAAATTTGTGTGCACAATATTGGTGAATTTGAAGTTATTAATGGGACACCCTTTATAGTACATCAAGATATTTTAGTTTGAGTTTAGTTTTATTTACTAacgatataaaaataatttacaaagttagattgtataaattgataatgacaacaataataaatatctAATTTCGTGATTGGAAGAGCATAGATGAGATGGAGCCAAGTGCATGAGAAATATGCATGTCAAATTGCCAatcctcattttttttttttatgtacttgtcaattttattaaaaacaattatttgaaaatacttatcattttcaaaaaaagaaaaaagacttgATTATCTATTTTCAGTTCTATTCTTACTACTCTAATTAGTATTCTATAAAGAAGTAAGAATTTGAGagatcaaaaatatataagGGCAATTTAGTCTAGTAATTAGTCTTATTGTGAAAatagaaaatgattttcacaGTATTGGACTAAATTTagaattcaaattctaaatattcTTCGAAAAAACATGATCAAAtacaatttcaattttaaaatttttaaataaagtgaataattttttttttgtttatgtgATCAAACACCCACaaagtaacaacaacaacaacaacaacaacccagtgaaattccacaacgtgagatctggggaggataaagtgtacgcagaccttactcctaccaaggtaggacggctgttttcgaaaaactctcggctcaataaaagcataaaaagaggtcagataggGCTAAGAAATTTAAAGCGatatgagaaagaaaataacgaaagcgacacagataaaataaagtaatcaaagtacaaacagtcatagataataacagaaatcagagcacaagaaattgcAATGCGCTTACTAGTAAGGAAACAAAGTAACAAAAACATGGTAAAAAATATCCttgatattaaaaaaaaatgcaaaGACAAACAAAATTTGCAAGACAAAAGTTATGTCTTACAAGGCAAAATaaacttttataaatattttctaaactttTGTAAATATTTCACAAGGCAAAATTTGCGAGGTAGACATAACTTATTCATACAAACCTGTGCTTATAGAGGCTAAGGTCTATGCAAGGTATAACTTATTCAACAAATTTATGCTGATAGAGATTAAGTTCTCTAAACCTTTGTTAAACAAGACAAATATTTTCTGAACTTTTGCAAAAGATTCTTAAGGCACACGTTATGTATTATAAGGCTTATGTTCATACAAACTTATGCTGATAAAGACTAACTTCTCTAAACCTTTATCAACAAAGTAAAGGTTTCCTAAACTTAGGCCTTACGAGTTGCGAATGCGATACTATACAACTTATAACGGACAAGACAAAAGTTTGTCCTGCGAAATTTGGTCATAGTTAAAAATTCTTTgcttcataaattttcattaaataaaaagaaagaaaaattaaataccatcaatttaaaataataaaaattaaagataattCCAAAATAGGATCGAGGCAAATTTTGAATATCACCAAAAAAGTATTCTTTTTTGCAAGATGACTCAAGAAGTATTTAGCAAAATGAATGGGCTTTGTCATTAGGTTGGGCCAGGGCCATAGTCAGATACTATAATTGGGCCAGGCTCAAACTTACAGATTGGTGGTAAGTAATATCCAATGAATACATCTCTAGTTTGGtctccaacaacaacaataacatatccagTGAAATCTCACTGGGTGGGGTTTAGAGAGAGTAGAGTATATGCAGACGTTATCACTATCTCAAAAAGGTAGAGAAGTTGTTTTCAAAAGACCTTCGACTTAAGTGCATTAAACCTAagtaaaaggagaaaaaaacaaTGGAAAAGCATAATCGTTAATACAAGAAGTAGTATACTAGTTTGGCCCCCCATATTCATATTAAGTTATAGTTTATTCCTATCTTTGGTCCACAATTTGGACCACTATATTAAATAATCTAGTCGTAATTTAGAATGAAAAATAATGTAGTTAGTGAACGATTGGATTGATTAGatatgaatttaaaagaatAGTATTTCAAAACAAAAGAATGTTAAATGAAATGGAGACATGAGAGTAATTGTAGATTCATGAGAGCCAAATAAGCAAACGAAAAACATAAAGACGAAATAAGAAAGAATAAGATGATTTGGGGACCAAAATAGCAAAGTTAATTACTTCattcatttcaaaataagtgttatttttattttgtttcaagATAAATGGTGTTTCACATCATCAAAATAACATTAATGATATTCTTTCAATTTTAactatattcttttttaaaaaatttgatgTTACTAATAAACTACGAGAGATCTACGTATTTTTAAGAATATTTACGAagaataaatcaataaaaatacattttatttttcaagaatgaatAATTTACTTAAGGGGTATGCCCAATCTAAAACCACATCTATTCTGAAACAAAATATTCTGTACTTTCAAATTAGAAtgatgttttattttaaaaaaaaataatcaaaaacaaGGATACTTTGAATATGAATCATTAATTATATCAACTTTATCGAAAGTAGCAATAGTTCAATATATCAATACATCAATCAACTTAGTATTTGTTATAGTTGTTCACTCTGTATCGATTTGTATGTAATATACAAAATGAAGCAACACAACTCCAAATGAAACAGATAAATATATTTACGTAGTCGCTCTTTTGGATAATAATTTAGTATGGACATGGAATACCTCAGCTCCGTTTCTCGTGCAAGTCCAAGGTTGACGGATCTATTAATTTTCTCAAGTTTgaatttaagaataaaattatCCGTAACTTCCGCCCATAATTTGTTAATGGTTGCTTCTAGTTACAGCAAACCTTTAGCGCCCATTTCTCTGAGAGGAATTGTAGTGTCCAATAACCTTTTTTCTCCCACCTATAGAATTGGATAAATTTCTTATTCTTGTCGGGGGGTTGAgaaaaaaagattaaggattAAAGATGATGTTAATGTTAACAGTGTTTGTTCTTGGAGGGGTATCGGTTCTTGTAGTGGAAGCTGTAGGAATTGTTATTTTCATATGGTGGCTTATGAGAAAAGTTTCTCCTGAAAGAGATAAAGGGAAATCACCTCAAGGGTCATTGTGTTTTGCTGGGGATATTGATCCATCTTTCTACAAGAAGCAGGCAGGTACCCATTTTTCTTGCTTAATTTTTGCCCCAATATTATGTCTTGTTCAATGTATCATGTGTGTAATATATGTTTGCCTACACAAGCTGTGGCGGAGCTGGATTTTGACTAAGAGTGTTTAAAATGTAGAACTAGTCGATATCTActgtatatacataaaaaagttattttaatcaggtattaataatataattttctaacgAATGGGTTTGGATGAACCCCTAACCACAAAGTGGCTCCGCAACTGTACACAAGACATGGGGCACCTTCAAATTCTTTTGAAAAGTTTCATTTCCAGGCATTATGGTGGAAACCAAACCATCTCAATGTAAATTCTTGTACTTCTCAAGTCCTGGAGAGTATTCCAAGTATAATCTAGTATAGACCATTCTATGCACAACAGGAGGCTCAAAGAATGCCCAAGGTTTCAGTGTTTTGGTATTTCTTGATGAGAAGATTTTTACTGATGAAAATGTGATGTTTATACACTTCAATGATTATTAGCAGCAGTCTGTCATCTTTCCCTTGTATATAAAGAAACAGAGAGAGGAAAAGTGGTTCTTGAAGACtatgtaaatgttattagaAGATTAAATGGACCAGAAAAAGTTCCCATTTCATGTTGTAACCTTCTGACAACTTAACAGATTCCACCTAGAGGGCAGTACTCTAATCATTGACTAATCACCTCGCTGTCTCTTGTGCTACTAGAAAACAGTGAACGAATCATCTCGTTATCACCATTAAATGAATGAAACATGGTGTGTGAGAAGATTATTATTTGATCTGAAATAATCTGCGAATGGAATTTATATTCTTGTACTGATATTTCATTAGTATTGTATGATTTAAACTGGAGTTTTCTTTTCCATTCAAGCACCGTGCCTTTTTTTCCTCAGTGGACTTGATCAGTATAACTTATAGTATAGTATGTATATTTGTTCCTAGGGAAAAGTATGGGTTCTAGAATCTGAAAGAATCCTGAAAGCTTTAAACACGGACAAATCTACAAAGCAGCACAAAGCCCAGAAAGAGATCTTAGAAGTAATACCTACTCAGAAATTTGCTAAAATCAAGAATCACTCTCTCATCCTAATAGAATCGGATGGTTCCCATACTGAAATTCCACTCAAAGGTTGCATGGTTGCGGCTGTTTCTGCTTCAAGCTTGTCCACAAGAAAATGGTAAGTTAGAACCTGATTGACTTTACTTTTTGAAGTGCGTCTTAGTTAGAACTCTTCCTGCATCTTTCACTGGTTATAAATGGTGCTTGAGTTACTCACTTCAAACATAAAAAGTTGGAAATATCTAAGAGTGTTCCATCCTATTCTAGCAATTTTATGGACATGGTAGATTATTTGTATTGTAGGCATAAGATCTAAAAAGAGCCTTCTTGGTTCTGTTCTAAGTATAAGCAAATCCTAGTTTTGTGTCTCCGGGCACTGCAGCAGGAAAACTCGAGTGGGTACAAAGAGAACTTGACAGCTTTATACTTCTTCTTAGCTTGAATTTATCTGGTTGTGAGAAGATGATTTAATTTTAGCAACTAGTACTTCTTCCTGATCCGCAGTATGTGAAGTATAGAATACAATTCTCTGAGCTTTTTGAAGCTACAAGAAGGCAAATCCCAATAAAGAATATGCACCAGAAGACAGCCACCAATTTACCATAATATCctaaaatgaagaaattgatTGGTAAATTCATGCTACCTAGAGATGTATCTTCTTTATGTAACAGAATTTCTTCTGGCAAATCCTTCGGCTGACAAGTTTTACTTAGATTGAAGATGCATGTCAGATTGTATTGCGCACCATGCCGTACATGCCAGTGGGTACTCTTTGATGCTGTCCACTGGAGTCTCCATTAAGTTTGCCGTTAGACAGCCACGAGTTATAAGAAAAATAGTAGTAGCATCTAGCTGTAGAGTTTAGTCTTTTGACTGCTTATTGGAAAAGGAAATCGATAACACGTCTATGTCAATTGATGAGATATTATCTCGATATTGGGGCCCTTGAAAGGTTTGAAACCCAAACATACATTTGAAGAGAAAGTTCTGAAGTCGGCGTTCTGGTTGATGTAAAATAATAGGTGGGGAAGTTATATTGTTTGTGTGTTTTTTACTTTCCAGCTCAATTCAACTGAAACACTAGCTTCATTCCTGATTTCCACAAGACTCATTTAACTTTGTTTTTTTCTTGAGCATTTAACTTTGTTTTATTATAGTTGGTTGACCATGTGGACATATTAACTGTAAACTTGTCCTACTATAGGCTGGTAAAATGCCTAACGCATGACTTCTTATTTTTTGCTTAGCTAAAAATTGATGTTTGTTCAATTTACAAAAAGAGCTTCTGAAGCTCCGCTTGAAgttaaaagatatataatgGGCATAGTGCTCTGCTGCTTTCCTTATTTCCATCTATATTGCTGTAAAAGTGAACAACTCCTTCATATCCTGGTTTGACCTTGTACAATGTTTAATATCTTCACTATTCAAGGTTATAAGAGGCAACATGGGTAGGTCTATTTGTTGCCTTTTGTTACTTAAAATCATTGATTGAATATGATAAATTTCATACTAGTATTTTAGCTTCTAGTTTCTTCCCCTTTTTCTTTACACTAAAGTAGTTAAATATCTTTAGAGTATTACAAACACTAGAAAAAAGAAGAGGGTGTTGTATATAGTCAAATTTCTATTTACAGAATAGAACCTGTGAATGACCATAAAAATTAGGACACTCAATTTGGGACTTAAAATCCTCCAACTTTAGAAGCATCCCATTGAGTGTCATTTATTTAGTTACGCAATAATTGAGTATGTAGTAACCTAtcgaaaaaaattgattgagaATGTATAACTAAATAACAGGTTAAACACTTACTTTTGGGTCACTTCCTTTTGAATAGAAAACAATTTTCTTTAGTGCTAATTATATTCCAAGACAATCAATGGAAAGTAACATAAGACCAAAATGTGGCCTGCCATTTCTGATGGTAGAAGTATCAAGTTgtcttagaaaaaaaaaagagaaatcaaTCAGTACatgttttcataaataataaaattatgtccAAGTAGCTATGGATGAAAAGTTGGAATTCAAGGCCTTACAATTCCAAGATGTAATCAATTCAAATAGGTTTTAACTTCATTAAAGAAGGTAGTATAGAGGAACTTTTTACTTAGTTATCTTATatattttgtcaaaaaaattCTGTCACATAAatgtttctttaattttcatatTGGAAGGATAGCGCCAACTGTAGCTTAGCACTTCAATTTCGTTACAGGGCAAAAAGATACCCAATTAAAGTTGAAAGTGGAGCATCTGCTGTATATAAAGGAAGTAGAATATTTTACATTTACCTTGAGACATCTTGGGAGAAGGAAGCATGGTGCAAAGCCCTTCGTCTTGCTTCCTGTGAggatgaagaaaaaataaagtggTTGGCAAAGTTAAATGTAGAGTTTCAGAATTACCTGACTTCGCTAAACGCTGCATATCCTTCATTTATGAAACCATCTTCAAGTTTTGGTGCTGAATTAGTTGATAAATCAAGTAAGCCAGATGGTTCCTCGTCAAAAGTTCGTCAATTTCTAAAAAAGTTAACCAAGAAAGCTTCCAAGAATGCTCCAGAAAATAAAGGAAGTTGCAGTTCAAAATCAGGCCATGAAGAACGAAAGTTGATTGAGAAAGGCCCTTCATTCCAAGACCTTGACTTGACTAGTAGTGTCATGAAGGTTGCTCCAACAAGAAAGTCTCTCGATTTTTCCAATGAGGATGTTATAGTGCCTTCATCCATTGTATCTTCTACTGGCTCTGTCCTTTCTGATGCAGATTCTGATGACAGGGCTATTGGTGATGAAGGATCCCTTTGTTGGAATTTGTTAATATCGCGGTTGTTCTTTGATGCTAAAAGAAATGAGCAGATGAAAAGTTCTTTGCAAGAACGGATTCAGGTTCGTGTCTCCTTTTACTTCATTAGGAGATGTAACCTTTTTTTAGTTGACTAGGGTAGAGATTGATTATTAAGTTAACTTGTATTGCTTTTCTAGGACATTAACAACTGTAATACTACTACACCTTCAAGTTACCATTCTAAAAAAAGTTCACTACTACACTCAATCCCAAGGTAGTTGAGGTCAGGTTATATTtcctttgatatttatgctatGTTCTCAAAacaagcaaactcaataaaataaaaaatgaacaaCAACTTCTATGCCTCAAACCCAAGTTAATTGGGAAATGAAATAaatgttgaaaataaaaatatacaattCAGATggttatatgataaaatgttCTATGCACAATATGTATAAGATCATTTGATTTGATAAACTGAATATGGTAGatttttatatatgatatttacAAATTTTCTTTACTTAATATAGGAGAATAACTACTTACCTAACATTTAGTAAAGAATAATTGTTTACCTTATTAAGTAGAGAATAAGTAACTATCTTATTATGTTAAGTAAAGACTCCTACACAAGGGGTTCTTATTGTGTAATGTCATTGATGAAGTCTTCAATATATAGtattcttcttctctcttttcttgTATCAGAGCCTCTATAATCtcggcaacaacaacaacaacaacccagtgaaatcccacatcgtggggtctggggagggtagagtgtacgcagacctgactcctaccaatgtaggacggctgtttccgaaagaccctcggctcaataaaagatagaacaaggtcagacaagaatattaaagtaaatagagtaaataagtagataagtAGATAATCTCGGCAGAGACTCAAATAACTTTTGGATTtagaaaaaacaaagaaatttgAGGTCTCCAATTTGAGACTCATCCCTATAAAATGTCATACAATTTGATACTTCTAAGTACGTGTaacattttttaagaaattttgccATGGCTTGGATAAATGGCTAGTGAAATATCAGCAGCAAGCTTTTGTGTAAGCATCCATAACTTGCCACCTTTCTACTTAAGTAAGGTCTTGAAGGATTGAGCTACTTTCTTTCCCTGCTATGACACTAAGAGAAGTTATCAGTTCAGGACGAGAATTTTGTTTAATGCATTTCACTTTGAAGCTTTATGTGCATATATTTTAATGTGACAGTTTCATGATGACTTGAAGATAAATTTGTTTTTGTAATAAGGCTATAACTCAGTGTTCTCCTTATTTGTAGAGAACCCTCTCCAATATTCGTAGCCCCAGTTACATAGGTGAAGTAACTTGTGCAGCTGTTAATGTTGGTGAGCTCCCTCCCTATATACATACAATGAGGGTTCTTCCCTCAGACATGAACGAGCTCTGGGCTTTCGAAATTGATGTTCAGTACTCTGGTGGTGCAATATTAGACCTTGAAACAAGGCTTGAAGTTCAAGACCTTGATTTACATGAAGAGGACGAAGCAAGTTTAGATTCAAGTGTTGTTGATAACGTCAAATCAGATTTGTTAGAAGGTTTTGAACGCTTCAGTGAACAATTTAAGCATTCTGACGAGAACACGGATAAGATGGACCAAAGAAATGGTGGTGATATACTAGCACGTATGTAACACAACCCTTTTTGGTTATTTTGTTGTGGAAAAATAAATTCTATCTTTATCAGTTAGTAATCTAAAGTGCATTAATCAGGTAACTTCTCAACCGCGAGCAGAAGCTCTAATTGCACTAGTGGCTCACCTCCTGGATCTAAGTGGAAATCAATCTTACATTCTGTGGCCAGGCAGGTTTCACAGGTTGGTTATAATGTTTGCTTATCTTTAGCAATTTAACCTTGGGTTTCCCTGAAATAAACTTCCTGGCTTTGCTGTGTTTAAACGCTTAACTTGCTGGTGGATTCAATAGCTGCAAAA
It contains:
- the LOC129896986 gene encoding uncharacterized protein LOC129896986, whose translation is MMLMLTVFVLGGVSVLVVEAVGIVIFIWWLMRKVSPERDKGKSPQGSLCFAGDIDPSFYKKQGKVWVLESERILKALNTDKSTKQHKAQKEILEVIPTQKFAKIKNHSLILIESDGSHTEIPLKGCMVAAVSASSLSTRKWAKRYPIKVESGASAVYKGSRIFYIYLETSWEKEAWCKALRLASCEDEEKIKWLAKLNVEFQNYLTSLNAAYPSFMKPSSSFGAELVDKSSKPDGSSSKVRQFLKKLTKKASKNAPENKGSCSSKSGHEERKLIEKGPSFQDLDLTSSVMKVAPTRKSLDFSNEDVIVPSSIVSSTGSVLSDADSDDRAIGDEGSLCWNLLISRLFFDAKRNEQMKSSLQERIQRTLSNIRSPSYIGEVTCAAVNVGELPPYIHTMRVLPSDMNELWAFEIDVQYSGGAILDLETRLEVQDLDLHEEDEASLDSSVVDNVKSDLLEGFERFSEQFKHSDENTDKMDQRNGGDILARNFSTASRSSNCTSGSPPGSKWKSILHSVARQVSQVPLSLGIRVASLRGTLRLYVKPPPSDQIWFGFTAMPDIDIHLNSSVGDRKISSGHLLLFITSRIKAAIREAVVLPNCENVCIPWMIAEKDDWIPLKDAPYIWIHNKSAGNARKQEADRRSTSSTAESEHERLNRVGWATQKSKSMDPHSLYSVPKVQPSFRSLTTSPERAHLKSKKHHGETLERKSSDPQVYLSVRMGHSSAAELHAPLLNHNEQLESHRMSTEENMQSNSPSPSHSLSMLEEQNSSTEDDMKPKRTDTRARILGLRKKMGEKLEEKKRHIEEKGRHLVTRMRSHKEYS